A genomic segment from Ramlibacter agri encodes:
- a CDS encoding RNA-binding S4 domain-containing protein: MERLRIDKWLWCARFFKTRSLACDEIDKGRVQVNGQDVKPAREVKVGDTVAMRREGVTRTVVVKGLSNMRGPAPVAQQLYEETPESIAERERAAERRRLAPEPAAAIEHGRPTKRDRRDLDQQKGWGDRWSASVDDDDKR; the protein is encoded by the coding sequence ATGGAAAGACTGCGGATCGACAAATGGCTCTGGTGCGCGCGCTTCTTCAAGACGCGCAGCCTGGCCTGCGATGAGATCGACAAGGGGCGGGTCCAGGTGAACGGCCAGGACGTGAAGCCCGCGCGCGAGGTGAAGGTGGGCGACACCGTGGCCATGCGGCGCGAAGGCGTCACGCGCACTGTTGTCGTCAAGGGCCTGTCCAACATGCGCGGCCCGGCGCCGGTGGCGCAGCAGCTCTATGAGGAAACGCCGGAGAGCATCGCCGAGCGCGAACGCGCCGCGGAGCGGCGGCGCCTCGCGCCCGAGCCGGCGGCGGCCATCGAGCACGGCCGGCCGACCAAGCGCGATCGCCGGGACCTGGACCAGCAGAAGGGCTGGGGCGACCGCTGGAGCGCGTCGGTCGACGACGACGACAAGCGGTGA
- a CDS encoding ferritin-like domain-containing protein — translation MDQGAHLLVKRALAEVQPGETLRVDGSGPHWDVPLLAWCRQHGHAAETCSDHVLVTRGPFQQGRWAGAAQAGQASLDAVGALAERAPPVWGLAARGAQVEAGSPGFVFRLDEKTAVWAENAAALYRQALASQWDPETAIDWRQDFVLPEAVEDAVVQVMTYLVENENAALLVPARHLGQVHPHFREVMQLLAIQCADEARHVEVFTRRALLHRANPALSGAGGQASLRTLFDSPDFSTSALLLSVLGEGSFVNLLGFLQAHAPDPVTRQIARLVVRDEARHVAFGMSHLEYRLAREPGYRGALQAAIEQRYDELSTGAGLNEEVFDALVLLAAGGLQASELREGFAKVQLLKREMAQGRRMRLVRLGFEAERAGALAELHTRNFM, via the coding sequence ATGGACCAGGGCGCGCACCTGCTGGTGAAGCGCGCGCTGGCCGAAGTGCAGCCCGGTGAAACGCTGCGCGTGGACGGCAGCGGTCCGCATTGGGACGTGCCGCTGCTCGCCTGGTGCCGCCAGCACGGGCACGCTGCCGAGACCTGTTCGGACCATGTGCTGGTGACGCGCGGGCCGTTCCAGCAAGGCCGCTGGGCCGGCGCCGCGCAGGCGGGCCAGGCCAGCCTGGACGCGGTCGGCGCCCTGGCCGAACGTGCGCCCCCCGTCTGGGGCCTCGCGGCCCGCGGCGCGCAGGTCGAAGCGGGCAGCCCCGGGTTCGTGTTCCGCCTCGACGAGAAGACCGCGGTCTGGGCCGAGAACGCCGCGGCGCTGTACCGGCAGGCGCTGGCCTCGCAATGGGATCCGGAAACGGCGATCGATTGGCGGCAGGACTTCGTGCTGCCCGAGGCGGTGGAGGACGCGGTCGTCCAGGTGATGACCTACCTGGTCGAGAACGAGAACGCGGCGCTGCTGGTGCCGGCGCGCCACCTGGGCCAGGTGCATCCGCATTTCCGCGAAGTGATGCAGCTGCTGGCGATCCAGTGCGCGGACGAAGCGCGGCACGTCGAGGTGTTCACGCGGCGCGCGCTGCTGCACCGGGCCAACCCGGCGCTGTCCGGCGCGGGCGGGCAGGCGTCCTTGCGCACGCTGTTCGACAGCCCGGATTTCTCCACCAGCGCCTTGCTGCTGTCGGTGCTGGGCGAGGGCAGTTTCGTCAACCTGCTGGGTTTCCTGCAGGCGCATGCGCCCGACCCGGTCACGCGCCAGATCGCTCGGCTGGTGGTGCGCGACGAGGCGCGGCACGTCGCCTTCGGCATGTCGCACCTCGAATACCGGCTGGCCCGCGAGCCCGGCTACCGCGGCGCGTTGCAGGCTGCCATCGAGCAGCGCTACGACGAACTCTCGACCGGCGCCGGCCTCAACGAGGAGGTGTTCGACGCGCTGGTGCTGCTGGCCGCCGGCGGCCTGCAGGCGTCCGAGCTGCGTGAGGGTTTCGCCAAGGTGCAGTTGCTGAAGCGGGAGATGGCACAGGGCCGGCGCATGCGGCTGGTGCGACTGGGTTTCGAGGCGGAGCGGGCCGGCGCGCTGGCGGAACTGCACACGCGCAATTTCATGTGA